CAGCAATATCGCGGCAAGGCCACCGGCTATTCCATCCGCGGCGAGCGCCGTCGCTACACCGAGTGGATTGAAAACGGCCGAATCATTGCACGCGAGCTTTACGACTACGCCATTGACTCCGGCGAAACAATCAACCTCGCCGCACAGCCGAAGCATGCGGAATTCGTCCAACGCCTTTCGCGCCAACTTCGTAGAGAGCTGAACTTGCCGCCGCGTTTCGCGCGCGCCTTTGGCAGTCATATGGTTTTGCAACAGGGGCAGTCGCTCCCCGTTTGGGGCACGGCCAAACCGGAAGCGAAAGTGACTGTTACTTTGGGAAATCAAAAAAAAACCGCCATCGCCGATGCAGATGGAAATTGGAACGTCCATTTTCCTGCGCTTAAAGCGAAAGGGCAAACGCTTCAGCTTTCAGCGGGAAGCACGGTTGGGATAACTACCCTCACCGATATTCTTGTGGGCGAGGTGTGGCTGTGCGCGGGCCAGTCGAATATGGAATGGCCGCTCTCCCAAACCGCCACGGCGAAGACAGTCGTTCCCGCTGCTAAACATTCGCGGTTGCGGTTGCTGAATTTTGTGGGCGCCGCGCGGGGGGGTAGTGGCGATTACCCGCCGGAACTCGTTGCGCGATTGGCGCCGGAACGATTTTGCGAAGGTCAATGGCGCGTTTGCTCGCCGAAAAACGCTGCGCCGTTTTCCGCTGTTGGATTTTTCTTTGGCCAAAAATTGCTCGCTGATTTGGATGTGCCGGTGGGACTCATCAACGTCTCAAGTGGAGGCACGCCCGCCGAGGCTTGGGTGCGCCGTGAGGCCTTGGCCGCCCATCCGCAATTGGCGGCGATGGTGCGTGGCGATTGGCTCACCAATAAAAATCTTGGGCCGTGGTGTCGCGAGCGAGGCGAATCGAATTTAAAACGCGCGTTGGCGGCGAATGAATTTATCCCCGGCGATGACCTTGGCCCAAACCATTCTTTCAAGCCCGTCTTTATGTGGGACGCTGCCGTGGCTCCGTTTCGCTCGCTGCCCATCGCGGGTGTGCTGTGGTATCAGGGTGAATCCAACGCTCAAATCGATTGGCGCGTGGCGCAGCACGACGCTGTTTTTAAAACATTGGTTACCGATTGGCGTGCGCAAATGAAGCGTTCCAATTTGCCGTTCCTTTTTGTGCAACTGCCCGCGATGAAGCGCCCGCACTGGCCCGCCTTCCGTGCCAGCCAACAGCGCGTTCACAATGCACTGCCGCACACTGGAATGGCGGTGACGATTGATCTTGGCCATCCAACCAATGTCCATCCACGCGACAAAAAACCCGTGGGGGAACGGTTGGCGTTGATCGCAGCGAAACAGGTTTATGGTAAATCCGTGATTGCCTCGGGGCCAGCGGTGGCGTTTGTGCGAAGCGATCGGGAGCGGGTGACTGTGGAATTTGAATTTGCCGATGGATTAAAAACTCGCGATGGGAAACCGCCAATGGGTTTTGAAATGCGCGAAGGTGAAGGTAAGGGCAAATGGGTTTCTGCCAAGGTGCGGATCGTGGATGGCACGGTTGAATTGGTTGCCGATGGATTGGTGAATCCAACGGAGGTCCGTTACGGTTGGATTCCCTTTCCGGAGCCGCAGTTGAATTTGATAAATGGAGCGGGTCTTCCTGCTGCGCCATTTGTTCGTGATGTGGTGCCGACCCCTTGCCGGCAGGATACCGGCAGCACGTGTTCACCAAACGCCTTGGGCGGTCATTTGGGTGGTGGCTTGTTCGGCCCAGCCTCGGTTGGCGGCGGGACTGGCGGGACTGGGGTGGAGGATTTTTCCGATGCGGACGTTAATGCCATCGAGGGCTTCGGTGGCGCGTTTTTCGGCGAAGCCGCCCACGGCAATGAGCCATTCGGGTTCGAGGATTTCTACGACGCGCCGGAGGTGATTATCGCACGCGGCCATCAATGGGGCGGATTCGGCGGCGGGGAGTTTGTCGGGGGTACGATTGCGGCCGGTGTCTTCCATAAAGGCGAGCGGGCAATGGTTGATGATGAAGTGTTCGGTAAAAAACTTTTTCGGCGTATCAAAGCGTTCGCTGAAGAGTCCCCACAGGCGGCGTCCGCTGACTTCGCTGCGGGTGCAGGCGAGTCCGTCGATGGGGCGTTTGGGGTGTTCGCGGGCGGGCTTGGCGATGGGGGCATTGATGCCGAGCCAATCGCGCGCGGCGGCGACTTCGCCGAAGGGGACGCCGGTTTGGGCCATGCCGAAGGGGCCGGGATTCATGCCGAGGAAGACGACACGTTTTTTTGCGGCGGCGGCAAGGCAAAGGTATTGCTCGTGCGCGAGCCAGGCGTAGTCGAGCGGGTTATACACGTACGCCACGGGATCGGTGAAGGTGAGGGCATTGCACGCGGCGGACAAGTCGCGCGCGGCGGTGATTATTTTTTGGCTGGTCATCTGTGTGGGGTAGGGAGGGATTCAATCGACTTTTATCACAAACGTAAACTCTATGAAATTAACAGGACTTATCGCGGCGCCTCACACGCCGTTTCACGGTGACTTTTCGCTGAACCTCGATTGTGTGCCGGAACAGGCGGCGCATTTGGCGGCGAATGGCGTGTCGGGCGCGTTTGTGGCGGGGACGACGGGCGAGTGCCATTCGCTCAGCACTCCCGAACGCGCGGAATTGTTTGCGGCGTGGGGCAAGGCGGCGCGGGCGCGCGGCGTGAAATTCATCGCGCACATTGGGCACAATAATTTGCCGGACGCCCGGGCTTTGGCGGTGGCGGCGCGGGAAGCGGGGGCGGATGCGATGAGCGCGATGGCACCGAATTTTTTCAAGCCGGCTGATGCGGCGGCGTTGCTGGATTGGTTCGGGCGCATCACGGAACCCGCGGGTGGGATGCCGTTTTATTTTTACGACATCCCGGTGATGACGGGGGTGACGATTGATACGGCGGAGTTCGTGAGGCGCGCGTCGGATGCGTTGCCGGGGTTTGCGGGAGTGAAATATACGAATCCCGATCGCGCGCAATTGCGGCGAATTTTGGAAATGGATGGCGCGCCGGATATGCTTTTTGGGTGCGACGAGGAATTGCTTGAGGGCTGGGAACTGGGCTGTCGCGGGGCGGTGGGGAGTACGTATAATTTTGCCGCGCCGATTTATCATCGAGTGATGGCGGCGCACGCGGCGGGTGATTTGGAGGAGGCGCGACGTTGGCAGGCGCGGTCGTTGAAGATGGTTGAAACGATTGCGGCCCACGGTTTCATGCAGTCGGCCAAAGCGGTGATGCATTGGGTGGGAGTAAACTGCGGGCCGGCGCGGCCGCCTTTGCCGCAGTGTTCGGTCTCGGATTTGGAGGTGCTGCGCGGCGAGCTGGAGGCGATTGGGTTTTTTGAATGGATTGATCAACACGCGACGGTGAATTAAATGAAAGATCAAAGACGCGATGAATTGATTGCGGTTTACCGTGACGGATTGCTGGAGGACACGTTGCCTTTCTGGCTGCCGCGTTGTGTGGATGAGGCGCACGGCGGGTTTATGATTGCCCGCGATCGCGATGGCAGTTTGCTGGATTCGGACAAGGGGATGTGGCAGCAGTGCCGGTTCACGTGGTTGCTCGCCACACTCTATCATACCGTGGAGCCTCGCGTAGAATGGCTGGCGGCGGCGCGGCACGGGATTGAGTTTATCGAGAAGCACGGCTTTGATGAGGATGGGCGGATGTGGTTTCACGTGACGCGTGAGGGCGAGCCGGTTCGCAAGCGGCGGTATTTTTTTACGGAAACGTTTGGTGCAATTGCGTTTGCCGCGTACGCGAAAGCCACGGGTGATAGGGCAATGGCGGACAAGGCGCGGGAGCTTTACGCGTTGGCGCGCGCGGGGTTTGCGGGTTCGGCGGATGCGAAATTCACGGACACGCGGCCAAGCAAAGAAATGGGTGCGCCGATGATTTCGCTGGTGACGGCGCAGGAAATGCGAGCGTGTTTGGGTGACGATTTATTTAACGCGGACATCGACGCGTGCATTGCGGAAATCGAACGCGATTTTGTGAAGCCGGAGATCGAGTGCGTGATGGAAACGGTGGGGCTGAAGGGAGAGCTGCTCGACCACTTTGACGGGCGCTTGCTCAATCCCGGGCACGCGATTGAGGGGGCGTGGTTTATTTTGAATGAGGCGCGATTGCGCGGCAACGATCCGGCGCTCATCGAGTTGGGCTGCCAGATGCTCGACTGGATGTGGGCGCGGGGTTGGGATGAGGAACACGGCGGCATTTTTTATTTCCGCGATGTGGATGGCAAGCCGGTGCAGGAGTATTGGCACGACATGAAATTTTGGTGGCCGCACAACGAAGCCATTTTGGCGACGTTGCTGGCGCACTTGCTCACGGGCGATTCGCGTTACGAAGCGATGCACCGCCAAGTGCACGATTGGGCGTACGGGCATTTCCCCGATGCGGAGCACGGTGAATGGTACGGGTATCTTCACCGCGACGGTCGAGTGTCCGTACCCTTAAAGGGCAATCTTTGGAAGGGTCCGTTCCATTTGCCTCGGATGCAGTTGCTGGCGTGGCAGTGGTTGGACCGGTAAAGTTACTTTTTCTTTGAGGGCAACTCAGCGGTGTTTTGCTCGATGGTGAGGTCGAGTTTTCCGGGGAGTTCCTGTCCGTTGGCTTTGAAGGTCATTTCACCGGTGACTTGAATGAGGCTTTTGGTTTCTACGAAGCGACCGAGCTTGCGATCGAAGAGCAACTCAATTTTTGATTTGGCGGCTTTGAGGTCGCTGTCTTTAACCGTGAGCGGGCCGGCGTTGGGGCCGTTCATGTCGTAGGCGGCGTCGGTGACTTTTTCGGTGATGCGATCGAGGTTGTGGTTGTTTTTTTCGATGATGCCTTCGTAGGTGTAATCCACGCGAAAGTTAAGCGTTTGGCCGGCGCCTAGGGGCATTGTTTCCTTTCGCACCCAGGTGTCCCCCTTGGACACAGCTTTATTGGGGAGACGAGCGTGTTCCTGCTTGATGCCTTCGGAAATTTGTTTGGCATTGAATTCATTTTTGAGCGGGCCTTCCAAACCATCAAGCGCGGCTTTGGGGATGGTGACTTTATTGAGTGATCCGTCTTTATTGTAGATCTGCGTGGTGGGGTGTTTGACCATGGTGCGCACGATATCGAGAATGGGCTCGAGTTGGGCGAGGGGTGCTTTGGCATCGGGCGTGGCGGTGCTGAATTCCATTTTGATACCGCCGGGGAAATTCCACTGGCCTTCCCATTGGGTAAACGTCGCGAGGGTGTTGAGGGTGCCGTTGGCGGCGCGTTTGTTTGTGGTTGATTTGACGGTGAATTTTTGGAGGCTTTTGGTTGGGATTTCCTGCCCGGCGATTTTGAGAATTTGGATGAGCTTGACGTTATGTTGAGAGGTGAACGTACTGTTTTCGGTGTGTTTAATTTCAAGGGTTATCTGGGCCGAAGCAGTTATGGCGCAGGCAGCAAGTGCGGTAATGAGGTGTTTCATTGAGGTAAGACTAACAAAATGCAGGCTGAGAGCAAGCGGATAAATCATTAAATGATGTGGTTTGACTGAATACACAGACGCAAATGGTATTCCAATCGCGCGTTTGGGGATGGTTTTGATTGGCATTGCAGAGCTGACTTCGTACTGTCCCGCCAGCAAAACGACACGGGGTGGCTAACGCATTAAACCTATCCCGCTCATCACAGCAGAAAATTTATGACGACCACAATCGATTCAGAACAACAAACGCAACTTGAGGGGGAAGATCTTCAGGCTGTGGAACAACTCACCGAAGCGCGGGCCAAGATTCGCGCGGAACTTTCGAAAGTCATCATTGGTCAGAATGAAGTCGTGGATCAGGTGCTCATCAGTATCTTCACCCGGAGTCATTCGTTGCTGGTGGGCGTGCCGGGCTTGGCGAAAACGCTGCTGGTGTCGTCACTGGCGGAGACGCTGGATCTCGAATTTAAGCGCATTCAGTTTACGCCTGACTTGATGCCGAGCGACATCACGGGCACGGAGGTGATTCATCAGGACAAAGTTACCAACGAGCGCGAGTTTAAATTTTTGAAAGGCCCCATCTTCGCCAACATCGTGTTGGCCGATGAAATTAACCGAACGCCGCCCAAGACACAGGCGGCGATGTTAGAGGCGATGCAGGAACGGCAAATTTCCGCGGGGGGAACGGACCACAAATTGCCGGTTCCATTTTTTGTATTGGCCACCCAAAATCCCATTGAGCAGGAAGGGACTTACCCGCTACCCGAGGCGCAGTTGGATCGCTTTATCTTTATGATCAAAGTGGATTACCCCGATGCCGATGAGGAAATGGACATCATGAAAATGGTCACCGGCACGAAGCCGGGCAATCCGGAACCGGTATTGAATGCGGAGCAAATCATTCGGTTGCAGGACGTCGTGCGCCGCATTCCGGTGGCAGATCACGTGTTCGAATACGCCCGTAAACTGGTGCGTGTCACGCGCGTGACCACGGACGAGGCGTTGCCGCTTTGCAAAAAATGGCTCAGCTGGGGCGCCGGCCCGCGGGGTGGGTTGAACTTGATAATGGCCGCCAAGGCGCACGCGATTTTGAACGGGCAGGTTTATGTGAGTTGTCAGGATGTCGCGACGATGGCCGGACCGGTGTTGAGGCATCGGATTATTCCCAACTTCTCCGCCACCAGCGAAGGGCTCACGCCCGATGATATCATCGAGCGCATTCTCGAAGAGGTGCCGCAGGACGAAAAGCTCAGCTAAGCGTGCCGTTTAAATAATGGACGCGCAACACGCAGCGGATTTATTGGACCCTGAGGCCATTGCCCGGGCGGATGCCCTTGGGCTGCACGCGCGTTACGTGGTGGAGGGCTACATGGCCGGCGAACACAAATCGCCCTACCGCGGCTTTGCGATTGAGTTTGCCCAGCACCGCGAATACTCGCCGGGCGATGATGTGCGTCATATCGATTGGAAGGTCAATGCCCGCACCGATCGCCTCTTCATCAAGCAGTACGAACAGGAAACCAATTACGTGGCCAACCTCCTGCTCGATGGCAGTGAAAGTATGACCTACGGCTCGGGCCAACACACCAAGCTTCAGTACGGTAAATTGATTGCGGCGGTACTTTCGTACATCATTCTTCATCAACGCGATGCGGTGGCGCTTGGGATTTTCGATGAGGGCATGCGCGACTATGCGCCTCGCAGCGATAGCCGTGCGATGCTGCACACGTTGATGGGGCGGCTCGCAGCGTTCGAAGGAGAACAAGCCACCGACATCGCGCGCAACCTGCACGATATGGCGCTGCAAACACCGCGCAAAGGCATCTTCATTTTGATCAGCGATTTTTTTGATGAGGAAGAAGCGGTAATGGAGGGCATCCAACATCTGCGCTTTGGCGGACACGAGGTGATCGTGTTTCATACTCTGGATCCGTATGAGCTGGAGTTTCCCTTCAACGGATTGGTTGAATTCGACGGGCTCGAAAAAATCCCAAAAATCCTCACGCGTCCCGCCGAAATCCGTCGCACGTACCAACGCGAAATTGAATCGTTCCAGCGCCGTATCCGCGAGGGCTGCGAGAAGAACGGTGTGCACTACACGCGTGTGGACACCAGCAAACCACTGGCCAACGTGCTGAGTGATTACCTCAGCTTTCGCCTCCGCACCGCAAAGGGGAAACAGCACTGATGTCCTTCCTCAATTCCATCATGCTGTTTGGAACCGCCGCGGTGGCGGTGCCGATCATCATTCATTTACTCAACCGGCGGAAATTCAAAAAGGTTTCTTGGGCCGCGATGAAATTCATCAAGCTTAGTGTGGAACAAAACCAACGCCGAATGCAGTTGGAGGATTTGATTTTGCTGTTGCTGCGCTGCGCCTTGCTCGCCTTGCTTGCCTTTGCGTTGGCGCGTCCGGCATTAAAATCCTCCGGCACCGATATTCTCGGGCAGGCGAAAGTGACGGCGGTGGTGGTGCTGGATAATTCGTACAGTATGGATTTGCGCGGGCTGGATAAAAAATCCGCGTTCCAAAAAGCGCGTGCCGCCGCCAAAGAGGCCATCGATGCGATGCCTTCGGGTTCGTATGCCTCGGTGCTTCTCGCCTCGGATTTGGTTCAGGAGAAAGACAGCATCATTAGCCCAACCCGCGCGTTGCGGCAGGCGCACGAGGTGATTGATCGCGCGAAGGTCAGCCATCACGCCACCGATTTGTATCCGGCAGTCGATCAGGCCGTGAAAATTCTCAAGGGCCGGGCAGCGTTGCGGAAAGAAATTTATATAATCACCGATGGTCAAGACAGCGGCTGGCAGCAGCAGGAGGAAATCCGGAAACTCATCGACGAAAATCGCGACGATATTCGCGTGTATATTTTGCGCGTGGGCGAATCCAATCCGCCGGCAAATTACGCCGTCACCGGCGTGGATGTGGCTTCCGGTCTCACGCCGGTGGAGCATCCATTGCGGTTTGATGTGACGGTGGCCAACCACGCGGCGCAGGCGGTGACGAATATGAACGTGGGGTTGTATCTCGATGACGGGAAAAATCCGGTCGACAAAGTGATGATCCCCGAAGTGAAGGCCGGGGCGACTCGAACCGTGCCGCTGTACGCGCGCTTTTCTAAAGTGGGGTATCATTCCGTGCGCGCTTCGTTTGATCAGCCGGAGCGATTCGATAGCCTTGAAGCGGATAATCAAAATTTTCTCGTCGTACGCGCCGTGCGCGATGTGCGGGTGTTAGTGGTGGATGGCGACACCGCGGCGCGTGATCCGCGCGAACACGAAAGTTATTTTCTCAAGCTCGCCTTGGAACCGGTGGCTGATCATTATGTTAAAGTGGACACCGTGACACCGACGGATTTTGCCCGCAACGTGCTCAATCGCTACGCCGCAGTTGTGCTCGCCAATGTGGAACGGCTCACGCCCAATCAGGTTTCCGCGCTCAAAGGATTCCTGCGCCAAGGCGGCGGGGTGCTCGTGTATCCGGGGGACCGCGTTGATGTGAAATTTTACAATGACGAGCTGTTTGCAAAACACGGCCTGCTTCCTTCCAAATGGGGTGAGGCGATTGGGGACGAATTGCAGGATGAAGTGTTCAGCCTGTTTCAATCAGCCGGTTTTGAGCATCCCATCACTGCGCCGTGGAATAATCAGGAATTCGGCCAGCTTGATGATGTCCGCACGTTCCGCCATTTGAAACTAGAAAAACAACCGGAGCTCTCCACTGAAAAAGAGGCTGGCCCGGTGAAGGTGGTGCTGCGGTATGCCGCCGCGCGGGATGCCGAAGGCTCATTGGGTGAGCCGGCCATTATGGAGCGCGACTGGGGCGCGGGCCGCGTCTTCCAATTCAGCACCACCGCCGACACTGCGTGGAGCGATTTCGCCGTGCGCGCTTCCTCGGTGGTACCAATGCTCTATCGTATCCTTGGTAACGTGCAGGCGCAAGGCGACAAAGGGTTGAATCTCCGGGTGGGTGA
The sequence above is drawn from the Limisphaerales bacterium genome and encodes:
- a CDS encoding BatA domain-containing protein, encoding MSFLNSIMLFGTAAVAVPIIIHLLNRRKFKKVSWAAMKFIKLSVEQNQRRMQLEDLILLLLRCALLALLAFALARPALKSSGTDILGQAKVTAVVVLDNSYSMDLRGLDKKSAFQKARAAAKEAIDAMPSGSYASVLLASDLVQEKDSIISPTRALRQAHEVIDRAKVSHHATDLYPAVDQAVKILKGRAALRKEIYIITDGQDSGWQQQEEIRKLIDENRDDIRVYILRVGESNPPANYAVTGVDVASGLTPVEHPLRFDVTVANHAAQAVTNMNVGLYLDDGKNPVDKVMIPEVKAGATRTVPLYARFSKVGYHSVRASFDQPERFDSLEADNQNFLVVRAVRDVRVLVVDGDTAARDPREHESYFLKLALEPVADHYVKVDTVTPTDFARNVLNRYAAVVLANVERLTPNQVSALKGFLRQGGGVLVYPGDRVDVKFYNDELFAKHGLLPSKWGEAIGDELQDEVFSLFQSAGFEHPITAPWNNQEFGQLDDVRTFRHLKLEKQPELSTEKEAGPVKVVLRYAAARDAEGSLGEPAIMERDWGAGRVFQFSTTADTAWSDFAVRASSVVPMLYRILGNVQAQGDKGLNLRVGESFLHPLAAHQPNQQGRVVVPGLAQTNRLSAEVLLDRPVLQFKETHRAGLYEFILNGDEQATLFAVQPDQRESDLHKVNDSALPTAATLIHWEADADLKKQVKKARVGAEYWLIVLLVVLAMVALETYLAQKFSQSK
- a CDS encoding MoxR family ATPase; the encoded protein is MTTTIDSEQQTQLEGEDLQAVEQLTEARAKIRAELSKVIIGQNEVVDQVLISIFTRSHSLLVGVPGLAKTLLVSSLAETLDLEFKRIQFTPDLMPSDITGTEVIHQDKVTNEREFKFLKGPIFANIVLADEINRTPPKTQAAMLEAMQERQISAGGTDHKLPVPFFVLATQNPIEQEGTYPLPEAQLDRFIFMIKVDYPDADEEMDIMKMVTGTKPGNPEPVLNAEQIIRLQDVVRRIPVADHVFEYARKLVRVTRVTTDEALPLCKKWLSWGAGPRGGLNLIMAAKAHAILNGQVYVSCQDVATMAGPVLRHRIIPNFSATSEGLTPDDIIERILEEVPQDEKLS
- a CDS encoding dihydrodipicolinate synthase family protein — encoded protein: MKLTGLIAAPHTPFHGDFSLNLDCVPEQAAHLAANGVSGAFVAGTTGECHSLSTPERAELFAAWGKAARARGVKFIAHIGHNNLPDARALAVAAREAGADAMSAMAPNFFKPADAAALLDWFGRITEPAGGMPFYFYDIPVMTGVTIDTAEFVRRASDALPGFAGVKYTNPDRAQLRRILEMDGAPDMLFGCDEELLEGWELGCRGAVGSTYNFAAPIYHRVMAAHAAGDLEEARRWQARSLKMVETIAAHGFMQSAKAVMHWVGVNCGPARPPLPQCSVSDLEVLRGELEAIGFFEWIDQHATVN
- a CDS encoding DUF58 domain-containing protein encodes the protein MDAQHAADLLDPEAIARADALGLHARYVVEGYMAGEHKSPYRGFAIEFAQHREYSPGDDVRHIDWKVNARTDRLFIKQYEQETNYVANLLLDGSESMTYGSGQHTKLQYGKLIAAVLSYIILHQRDAVALGIFDEGMRDYAPRSDSRAMLHTLMGRLAAFEGEQATDIARNLHDMALQTPRKGIFILISDFFDEEEAVMEGIQHLRFGGHEVIVFHTLDPYELEFPFNGLVEFDGLEKIPKILTRPAEIRRTYQREIESFQRRIREGCEKNGVHYTRVDTSKPLANVLSDYLSFRLRTAKGKQH
- a CDS encoding single-stranded DNA-binding protein; the protein is MTSQKIITAARDLSAACNALTFTDPVAYVYNPLDYAWLAHEQYLCLAAAAKKRVVFLGMNPGPFGMAQTGVPFGEVAAARDWLGINAPIAKPAREHPKRPIDGLACTRSEVSGRRLWGLFSERFDTPKKFFTEHFIINHCPLAFMEDTGRNRTPDKLPAAESAPLMAACDNHLRRVVEILEPEWLIAVGGFAEKRATEALDGINVRIGKILHPSPASPAANRGWAEQATTQMTAQGVW
- a CDS encoding AGE family epimerase/isomerase, with the translated sequence MKDQRRDELIAVYRDGLLEDTLPFWLPRCVDEAHGGFMIARDRDGSLLDSDKGMWQQCRFTWLLATLYHTVEPRVEWLAAARHGIEFIEKHGFDEDGRMWFHVTREGEPVRKRRYFFTETFGAIAFAAYAKATGDRAMADKARELYALARAGFAGSADAKFTDTRPSKEMGAPMISLVTAQEMRACLGDDLFNADIDACIAEIERDFVKPEIECVMETVGLKGELLDHFDGRLLNPGHAIEGAWFILNEARLRGNDPALIELGCQMLDWMWARGWDEEHGGIFYFRDVDGKPVQEYWHDMKFWWPHNEAILATLLAHLLTGDSRYEAMHRQVHDWAYGHFPDAEHGEWYGYLHRDGRVSVPLKGNLWKGPFHLPRMQLLAWQWLDR